The Frankiales bacterium nucleotide sequence CCGCTGGAGGTCGACGACGGCCGACGCGAGCGGCCGGGCGTGGTCGCGCAGGAACAGGCGCAGGTCGGTGGCCACCTGGTCGTTGCGCGACCGGCCGGCGCGCAGCCGGCCGCCGAGCACGCCGAGCCGTTCCGTGAGGCCCCGCTCGAGCGCGGAGTGCACGTCCTCGTCGCCCGGCGCCGGCACGAAGGCGCCGCTGCGCACATCCGCCTCCAGCCCGTCGAGGCCGCCCAGCATGGCCTCGAGGTCGTCGTCGGACAGCAGCCCGGCGCGGTGCAGCACCCGCGCGTGCGCGCGGCTCTGGGCCAGGTCGTACGGCGCCAGCCGCCAGTCGAAGTGCACCGACAGCGACAGCGCGGCCATCGCGTCGGACGGCCCGCCCTCGAACCGCCCGCCCCACAGCCGCTGGCCGGCGCCGTCGTCAGCCAAGGTCGCGGCCCAGCCGCTCGTCGCGCTTCGCGGCGATCTTGCTGGGCAGGCCCCACAGCTCCACGAAACCCTTGGCCAGCGACTGGTCGAAGGTGTCACCGGTGTCGTAGGTGGCCAGGCTGAAGTCGTAGAGCGACTCCTCGCTGCGCCGGCCGGTGACGACGGCGCGGCCCGCGTGCAGGGTCATCCGGATGTCGCCGGTGACCGTGGCGTTGACCTCGTCGAGGAAGCCGTCGAGCGCCCGCTTGAGCGGGGAGAACCACAGGCCGTCGTACACCAGCTCGCTCCAGCGCTGCGAGACGCCGCGGGCGTACCGGGCGAGGTCGCGCTCGACCGTGACGTTGGCGAGCTCCGCGCGCGCGGTGAGCAGGGCGATCGCGCCGGGCGCCTCGTAGACCTCGCGGCTCTTGATGCCCACGAGCCGGTCCTCGACCATGTCCAGTCGGCCGACGCCCTGGCCGCCGGCCCGGTGGTTGAGCTCCTGGATGGCCTCGAGCATCGTCACGGGACGCCCGTCGATCGCGGTCGGCACGCCCTGCGTGAAGGTGATGACGACCTCGTCGGGCTCGCGCGCCACGGCCGGGTCCTGCGTGTAGGAGTAGACGTCCTCGATCGGCCCGTTCCAGATGTCCTCGAGGAACCCGGTCTCGACCGCGCGGCCCCACACGTTCTGGTCGATCGAGTACGGCGACTTCTTGCTCTGGTCGATCGGGAGGCTGTTGCGCTCGGCGAACTCGATCGCCTTGTCGCGCGTCATCGCGTAGTCGCGCACCGGCGCGATGCAGGTGAGGTCCGGCGCGAGGTTGGCGATGCCCACCTCGAAGCGCACCTGGTCGTTGCCCTTGCCCGTGCAGCCGTGGGCGACGA carries:
- a CDS encoding argininosuccinate synthase encodes the protein MTDRVVLAYSGGLDTSVAIGWIAEETGAEVVAVAIDVGQEGEDLEVIRKRALACGAVEAYVADARDEFAEQYCLPALKADALYMDRYPLVSALSRPVIVKHLVTAARQHGATVVAHGCTGKGNDQVRFEVGIANLAPDLTCIAPVRDYAMTRDKAIEFAERNSLPIDQSKKSPYSIDQNVWGRAVETGFLEDIWNGPIEDVYSYTQDPAVAREPDEVVITFTQGVPTAIDGRPVTMLEAIQELNHRAGGQGVGRLDMVEDRLVGIKSREVYEAPGAIALLTARAELANVTVERDLARYARGVSQRWSELVYDGLWFSPLKRALDGFLDEVNATVTGDIRMTLHAGRAVVTGRRSEESLYDFSLATYDTGDTFDQSLAKGFVELWGLPSKIAAKRDERLGRDLG